The following coding sequences are from one Pasteurellaceae bacterium RH1A window:
- a CDS encoding transcriptional regulator has product MSRFVAAEVDLAIGKRIQQRRKEVGLSAENLAEQIGVSQQQFSRYERGATKINVAHLVNIAVILDTPISWFFADSQANGLTFSDERTYVPVRSDALKMRLDYHWSQLSTEQKRSFINFLDAMAKSHLQK; this is encoded by the coding sequence ATGAGCAGATTTGTCGCTGCCGAAGTCGATTTGGCAATAGGTAAACGGATACAGCAACGCCGCAAAGAAGTTGGGCTAAGTGCAGAAAATTTAGCAGAGCAAATCGGGGTATCACAACAGCAGTTCTCACGCTATGAACGTGGTGCAACCAAAATCAACGTTGCCCATTTGGTTAATATAGCCGTTATACTTGACACTCCCATCAGCTGGTTTTTTGCTGATAGCCAAGCAAACGGCCTTACCTTTAGTGATGAACGCACCTATGTCCCCGTCAGAAGCGATGCTCTAAAAATGCGTTTGGATTACCATTGGTCGCAACTCTCTACCGAACAAAAACGCAGTTTTATCAACTTTTTAGATGCAATGGCCAAAAGCCATCTACAAAAGTAA
- a CDS encoding L-cystine transporter tcyP produces MILLNLAVFALGLVLLAKLYRSSQKLGQTVFIALLLGLASGAILQIFYNKDVINGTLDWVNLIGNGYVRLLQMIVMPLVFISILSAITRLNQASSLGKISFSVLSVLLVTTAISAAIGIAMVYLFDLSAEGLVAGERELAAQARVEGRVDTVSNLSVPAMLLSFIPRNPFAELTGANPTSIISTVIFSALLGLAALSLGREDQALGERISQGVDTLNKLIMRLVRFVIRLTPYGVFALMIKMAATSAWADIVNLGGFIVASYAAIILMFIVHGILLFLAKINPLDYYKKVWPTLSFAFTSRSSAATLPLNIETQTNKLGNNSVIANFSATFGATIGQNGCAGIYPAMLAVMVAPTVGVDPFSLQYIATLILVVAISSFGIAGVGGGATFAAIVVLSSLNLPLALVGLLISIEPLIDMGRTALNVNGAMVAGTISNKWLKD; encoded by the coding sequence ATGATTTTACTAAACTTAGCAGTCTTCGCCTTGGGGCTTGTGCTCTTGGCCAAGCTCTATCGCAGCAGTCAAAAACTGGGCCAAACCGTCTTTATCGCCCTCCTTTTGGGGCTTGCAAGCGGGGCCATTTTGCAGATTTTTTACAATAAGGATGTGATTAACGGCACCTTGGATTGGGTAAACCTCATCGGCAATGGCTATGTGCGTTTGCTGCAAATGATCGTGATGCCGCTGGTCTTTATTTCTATTTTATCGGCCATTACCCGCCTTAACCAGGCCTCTTCCTTGGGCAAGATCAGCTTTAGCGTGCTGTCCGTGCTGCTGGTCACCACGGCCATTTCTGCGGCCATCGGTATTGCCATGGTATATCTCTTTGACCTCTCGGCCGAAGGCCTGGTGGCTGGCGAGCGTGAATTGGCGGCTCAAGCCCGTGTAGAGGGCAGGGTAGATACGGTTAGCAACCTAAGTGTGCCGGCCATGCTTCTGTCCTTTATTCCAAGAAACCCTTTTGCGGAACTGACTGGAGCCAACCCAACCTCCATTATCAGCACGGTGATCTTTTCCGCCCTCTTGGGCTTGGCGGCCTTGAGTTTAGGCCGTGAAGACCAGGCCTTGGGCGAGCGTATTAGCCAAGGCGTGGACACCCTCAACAAGCTTATTATGCGTTTGGTGCGTTTTGTCATTCGCCTGACCCCTTACGGCGTTTTTGCCCTTATGATTAAGATGGCAGCTACATCGGCCTGGGCAGATATTGTCAATCTGGGCGGCTTTATTGTGGCTTCTTATGCAGCCATTATCTTGATGTTTATCGTGCATGGGATTTTGCTATTTTTGGCCAAAATCAACCCGCTTGATTACTACAAAAAGGTTTGGCCAACCCTGAGTTTTGCCTTTACCTCTCGATCCAGTGCGGCCACTCTCCCACTCAACATTGAAACCCAGACTAATAAATTGGGCAACAACAGCGTGATTGCCAACTTTTCCGCCACCTTTGGGGCAACTATTGGCCAGAACGGCTGTGCGGGGATTTACCCGGCCATGTTGGCGGTGATGGTGGCGCCAACCGTGGGGGTGGATCCGTTTAGCTTGCAATATATTGCCACTCTGATTTTGGTGGTGGCTATCTCTTCCTTTGGGATTGCTGGCGTGGGCGGCGGGGCAACCTTTGCAGCTATTGTGGTCTTGTCTAGCCTCAACTTGCCGCTGGCCTTGGTGGGCTTGCTGATTTCCATTGAGCCGCTCATTGATATGGGCAGAACGGCCTTGAATGTGAATGGCGCCATGGTGGCTGGTACGATCAGTAATAAGTGGCTTAAGGACTAA
- a CDS encoding endonuclease III, translated as MNQAKRVEILSRLRDNNPHPTTELNFSSPFELLIAVILSAQATDKGVNKATDKLFPVANTPEAILALGVDGLKEYIKTIGLFNSKAENIIKTCRDLIEKHNSQVPESREALEALAGVGRKTANVVLNTAFGHPTIAVDTHIFRVANRTNFAPGKDVVKVEEKLLKVVPAEFKVDVHHWLILHGRYTCIARKPRCGSCLIEDLCEYKEKTEI; from the coding sequence ATGAACCAAGCAAAACGTGTCGAAATCTTAAGTCGCTTACGGGACAACAACCCCCACCCCACCACGGAACTCAATTTCAGCTCCCCCTTTGAGCTGTTAATTGCCGTAATCTTATCTGCCCAGGCCACCGACAAGGGCGTGAATAAGGCCACAGATAAGCTCTTCCCTGTGGCCAATACCCCCGAAGCCATTTTGGCCCTGGGCGTAGATGGGCTTAAGGAATACATCAAGACCATCGGGCTTTTCAACAGCAAGGCAGAAAACATTATCAAAACCTGTCGGGACTTAATTGAAAAACATAATAGCCAAGTGCCTGAATCCCGAGAAGCCCTAGAAGCCTTGGCTGGCGTAGGGCGAAAAACGGCCAATGTGGTACTTAACACGGCCTTTGGCCACCCCACTATTGCAGTCGATACCCATATCTTTCGGGTAGCCAACCGCACCAACTTTGCCCCAGGTAAGGATGTGGTGAAGGTAGAGGAAAAATTGCTAAAAGTCGTGCCTGCCGAATTTAAGGTGGATGTCCACCACTGGCTTATTCTCCACGGCCGTTATACCTGCATCGCCCGCAAGCCTCGCTGTGGTTCTTGTTTGATTGAAGATTTGTGTGAGTATAAGGAAAAGACGGAGATTTGA
- a CDS encoding oligopeptide ABC transporter substrate-binding protein OppA (is involved in the transport of the murein peptide L-alanyl-gamma-D-glutamyl-meso-diaminopimelate) encodes MQAQKQLKKLFTLSLLGSLVAFSHQAFAAKVPAGVELAAKQEIALQTTAEVSTLDPQKASGVPESRVLRQLSEGLVITDEADNIIPGVAERWESSPDFKEWTFHLRQDAKWSNGDPVTAQDFVFAWQRLVDPATASPYASYLNFMQLENAAKVVAGQAPKESLGVKALDDHTLQLTLEASVPYAVELTQHSSLMPVHRASVEKYGDNWTAADKFIGNGAYKISNRVINEKLELVRNDQYWNDKETVIDKATFVVLGESAGINRFRSGDLDVAMMPQPLYKDAKFQQEYGSQIHKFQKLGTFIYKFNMNKAPLDDVRVRKALDLGVDRDVIAHKVLGFGQKPTFTFTPDYIGAGEKIQQPEYAKWTQQERNEEAKKLLREAGFSKQNPLKAELLYNTNDGLKTIAIAVGSMWKTNLDGMVNISLKNQEWKTFLDMKKQGNYEIIFSAWSADYNEASTFLTYFLSNSEQNTSGFKSEKFDALIAQSYEAKTEDERAEIYAQAEAELDSHHPFVALYHYAGLFIKNPKLKGYEGKSAQDNYRIKDFYLEK; translated from the coding sequence ATGCAAGCGCAAAAACAACTAAAAAAACTCTTTACCCTTTCCCTCCTAGGCAGCCTTGTGGCCTTTTCCCACCAAGCTTTTGCGGCCAAGGTGCCAGCGGGTGTTGAGCTGGCTGCCAAACAAGAAATTGCCCTGCAAACGACAGCGGAAGTGAGTACGCTTGACCCGCAAAAGGCGTCAGGCGTGCCGGAATCCCGTGTCCTGCGCCAATTATCGGAGGGCTTGGTGATTACCGATGAGGCCGATAATATCATTCCAGGCGTGGCAGAGCGCTGGGAAAGTTCGCCTGATTTTAAAGAATGGACCTTCCACCTGCGTCAAGATGCCAAGTGGTCAAACGGCGATCCTGTCACTGCTCAAGACTTCGTTTTTGCCTGGCAGCGCTTGGTTGATCCTGCAACTGCCTCCCCTTATGCCTCTTATTTGAACTTTATGCAGCTAGAAAATGCGGCCAAAGTTGTAGCAGGCCAAGCACCTAAGGAAAGTTTAGGCGTTAAAGCCCTGGATGATCACACCCTGCAACTGACTCTTGAGGCCTCTGTGCCTTATGCGGTGGAGCTAACCCAACACTCCTCACTTATGCCGGTTCATCGTGCTTCTGTAGAAAAATATGGCGATAACTGGACGGCCGCAGATAAGTTTATCGGCAATGGTGCTTATAAAATCAGCAACCGAGTGATTAACGAAAAATTAGAGCTAGTGCGTAACGACCAGTACTGGAATGATAAGGAAACCGTGATTGATAAGGCCACCTTTGTTGTGCTGGGTGAAAGTGCAGGCATTAACCGCTTCCGTTCAGGAGACCTAGACGTTGCGATGATGCCACAACCCCTCTACAAGGATGCAAAATTCCAGCAAGAATATGGCTCGCAGATCCACAAGTTCCAGAAATTAGGCACCTTTATCTATAAATTCAATATGAATAAGGCTCCACTAGACGATGTTCGGGTGCGTAAGGCCTTGGATTTAGGGGTAGATCGGGATGTGATTGCTCATAAGGTGCTGGGCTTTGGTCAAAAACCAACCTTTACCTTTACCCCTGACTACATCGGCGCAGGCGAAAAAATCCAACAGCCTGAATATGCTAAATGGACTCAGCAGGAGCGTAATGAAGAAGCCAAGAAACTCTTGCGGGAAGCAGGCTTTAGCAAGCAAAATCCACTCAAGGCAGAATTGCTCTATAACACCAACGATGGCTTAAAAACCATCGCCATTGCAGTGGGTTCTATGTGGAAAACCAACCTTGATGGCATGGTTAATATCAGCCTCAAAAACCAAGAGTGGAAAACCTTCTTAGACATGAAAAAACAAGGCAACTACGAGATCATTTTCTCTGCCTGGAGTGCCGACTACAACGAAGCCAGCACCTTCTTGACCTACTTCTTGTCTAACAGTGAGCAAAATACCTCAGGCTTTAAGAGCGAGAAATTTGATGCTTTAATTGCTCAATCCTATGAAGCCAAAACCGAGGACGAGCGGGCAGAAATCTATGCCCAAGCAGAAGCTGAGCTAGACAGCCACCACCCATTTGTTGCTCTTTACCACTATGCTGGCCTCTTTATTAAGAACCCGAAACTCAAGGGCTATGAAGGCAAGAGCGCCCAAGACAACTACCGCATTAAAGATTTCTACCTTGAAAAATAG
- a CDS encoding 50S ribosomal protein L25 (the Ctc family of proteins consists of two types, one that contains the N-terminal ribosomal protein L25 domain only which in Escherichia coli binds the 5S rRNA while a subset of proteins contain a C-terminal extension that is involved in the stress response), with protein MSFTFEAEVRLTQGKGASRRLRHNDQVPAIIYGGSEAPLSIVLDHNKVNNAQVHDAFYAEVLTIVVGGKEEKVKVQAIQRHPTKPKLVHLDFKRA; from the coding sequence ATGTCATTTACATTTGAAGCTGAAGTACGTTTAACGCAAGGTAAGGGTGCGAGCCGCCGCCTGCGTCACAATGATCAAGTGCCTGCCATCATCTACGGTGGTTCAGAAGCGCCTTTATCAATCGTTTTAGACCACAACAAAGTAAACAACGCCCAAGTTCACGATGCGTTCTATGCTGAAGTTTTAACGATTGTTGTTGGCGGTAAAGAAGAGAAAGTGAAGGTTCAAGCCATCCAACGCCACCCAACCAAACCAAAATTAGTGCACTTAGACTTTAAACGTGCTTAA
- a CDS encoding RNA polymerase sigma factor RpoE: MSEQITDQELVERTQKGDKKAFNLLVVRYQNRVAGLLTRYVSRDDIPDIVQESFIKAYRSLDSFRGESAFYTWLYRIAVNTAKNHLTSLGRRPPKEDILAEDAESYDSGSQLRDTDTPENLVLSDELKRIVFDTIENLPDELKTAITLREIEGLSYEEIAEVMQCPVGTVRSRIFRAREAIDAKVNPLMQQH; encoded by the coding sequence ATGAGTGAGCAAATCACCGATCAGGAATTAGTTGAACGTACGCAAAAAGGTGATAAAAAAGCATTTAATTTACTGGTGGTACGTTATCAAAACCGAGTAGCAGGCTTGCTAACTCGCTATGTTTCACGGGATGACATCCCCGATATTGTGCAAGAATCTTTTATCAAGGCCTATCGCTCCTTAGACAGTTTCCGGGGTGAAAGTGCTTTTTATACTTGGCTTTACCGCATTGCGGTAAACACCGCAAAGAATCATTTAACTTCCTTAGGCCGTCGCCCGCCCAAAGAAGATATTTTGGCCGAAGATGCAGAAAGCTACGATAGCGGCAGTCAGTTGCGTGACACCGACACGCCTGAAAACCTAGTGCTTTCTGATGAGCTTAAACGCATTGTATTTGATACCATCGAAAATTTGCCAGACGAATTGAAAACCGCCATCACCCTGCGGGAGATAGAAGGTTTAAGTTATGAGGAAATCGCCGAGGTCATGCAATGCCCAGTTGGAACAGTACGTTCCCGTATTTTCCGTGCTCGAGAAGCCATTGATGCAAAAGTAAACCCGCTAATGCAACAGCATTAG
- a CDS encoding transcriptional regulator, protein MQEKETLSAYMDGNPAEGHFVDTLVKSPELQKTWASYHTIRSVMRGEEQLLGLDFSAKMEALIEQEQMGSETQAPKKGLLLKLKGWSTPLLQAGIAASVCLMAVVGVNLYNANSSSEVAQVEQPVLQTLPFTNTVQQVSYQIANPQQPTKEQLEYQQQRINELLQSHELQRHSTQPNK, encoded by the coding sequence ATGCAAGAGAAAGAAACCCTATCGGCCTATATGGATGGCAACCCAGCCGAGGGTCATTTCGTTGATACCTTGGTAAAAAGTCCTGAGTTACAAAAAACCTGGGCCAGCTACCACACCATTCGCAGTGTCATGCGGGGCGAAGAGCAGCTTTTAGGCCTGGATTTCAGTGCCAAAATGGAAGCCTTGATTGAACAAGAACAAATGGGTTCAGAAACCCAAGCGCCGAAAAAAGGTCTCCTGCTCAAATTAAAAGGCTGGAGCACCCCACTCCTGCAAGCAGGGATCGCAGCTTCTGTCTGCTTGATGGCTGTCGTAGGTGTTAATCTCTACAATGCTAACAGCAGCAGCGAAGTGGCCCAAGTTGAGCAGCCTGTTTTGCAAACCCTGCCCTTTACCAACACGGTTCAACAGGTCAGCTACCAAATTGCTAACCCTCAACAGCCTACCAAAGAGCAGTTGGAGTATCAGCAACAGCGTATCAACGAGCTGTTACAAAGCCACGAATTACAGCGCCATAGCACGCAACCAAATAAATAA
- a CDS encoding universal stress protein translates to MMYKHILVAVDLSEESLILLRKGESLAKQCGAKLSVIHVDVNFSDLYTGLIDINMSSVQDSVSNETLEALNELAGKIDYPLTEKLNGTGDFSQVLQEAVDNYQVDLLITGHHQDFWSKFVSSTRQVLNTVSVDMLVVPLADE, encoded by the coding sequence ATTATGTACAAACATATTTTAGTTGCCGTTGATCTTTCCGAAGAAAGTCTGATCTTATTACGTAAGGGCGAGAGTTTGGCCAAACAGTGCGGGGCCAAATTGTCGGTCATTCATGTGGATGTGAATTTTTCCGATCTCTATACTGGCCTGATTGATATTAATATGTCTTCTGTACAAGACTCAGTCAGCAATGAAACCCTAGAGGCCTTGAATGAATTGGCAGGTAAAATTGATTATCCGCTGACAGAAAAACTCAATGGCACGGGCGATTTCAGCCAAGTCCTACAAGAAGCGGTGGATAATTACCAGGTTGATCTCTTGATTACTGGCCACCACCAAGACTTCTGGAGCAAGTTTGTCTCTTCCACTCGACAAGTCTTGAATACGGTATCTGTTGATATGTTGGTTGTGCCGCTGGCTGATGAATAA
- a CDS encoding alanine--tRNA ligase — MKTTSDIRQSFLDFFKSHGHTVVESSSLVPENDPTLLFTNAGMNQFKDVFLGLEKRPYTRATTAQRCVRAGGKHNDLENVGYTARHHTFFEMMGNFSFGDYFKHDAIRFGWEFLTSPQWLGLPKEKLYVTVYETDDEAYDIWHKEVGVPADHIIRIGDNKGAPYASDNFWAMGDTGPCGPCTEIFYDHGESHWGGLPGTPEEDGDRYIEVWNIVFMQFNRQADGAMEKLPKPSVDTGMGLERMTAVLQHVNSNYEIDIFQTLIKAVADLLGVSDLDNKSLRVVADHIRACSYLIADGVVPSNEGRGYVLRRIIRRAVRHGNILGAKEAFFYKLVPVLAQVMGQAGQIISQKQEHIEKTLKAEEEQFARTLERGLALLEEALAKVENKQLSGQVAFRLYDTFGFPLDLTADVCREREITIDEAGFEAEMQAQRERAKASSNFGTDYNNVIKVEGSTEFLGYTETALEGAKVLALFSNGKAVDSIQSGENAVVILDKTPFYGESGGQVGDSGLISKEDCSFFAVNDTQKYGSVFGHIGQLRSGTLQLGDKVACQINEARRQAITLNHSATHLLHSALRQVLGDHVAQKGSLVNENLLRFDFSQPEAISKSQLEEIERIINRKIRENITVTTDVMDLEAAKQKGAMALFGEKYGDKVRVVGMSEFSVELCGGTHVGQTGQIGLFKLVSEGAVAAGVRRVEALTGENALDWLHHQQKVIQQGAELLKADSNSLVEKIQQLQDKAKRTEKELQQLKDKFAAQAGTELAKSAKQVNGVNLVVEKLSGVETKALRTMVDDLKNQLGTAVIVFASELDGKVNLVVGVSQDITDKINAGQLVGQMAQAVGGKGGGRADMAMAGGTQPEHIEEALALATNWIQAKL, encoded by the coding sequence ATGAAAACAACTTCTGACATCAGACAATCTTTTTTAGACTTTTTTAAAAGCCACGGCCATACGGTGGTGGAAAGTAGCTCCCTTGTGCCGGAGAACGACCCAACCCTGCTTTTTACCAATGCAGGCATGAACCAGTTTAAAGATGTATTCTTGGGCCTAGAAAAACGCCCTTACACCCGTGCTACCACAGCCCAACGCTGTGTGCGAGCTGGTGGCAAACATAATGATTTAGAAAATGTAGGTTATACCGCCCGCCACCATACCTTCTTTGAAATGATGGGTAATTTCAGCTTTGGCGATTATTTCAAGCACGATGCCATTCGTTTCGGCTGGGAATTTTTAACCTCGCCACAATGGCTGGGCCTGCCGAAAGAAAAACTTTACGTTACCGTCTATGAAACCGATGATGAGGCCTATGATATTTGGCACAAGGAAGTCGGTGTACCAGCCGATCACATTATTCGTATTGGCGACAATAAGGGCGCGCCTTATGCCTCAGATAACTTCTGGGCCATGGGCGATACAGGGCCTTGTGGGCCGTGTACTGAGATCTTCTACGATCATGGCGAAAGCCACTGGGGTGGCCTGCCGGGTACACCTGAAGAGGATGGCGACCGTTATATCGAAGTCTGGAACATCGTTTTCATGCAATTCAACCGTCAGGCCGATGGCGCCATGGAAAAATTACCAAAGCCATCGGTTGATACTGGAATGGGGCTTGAGCGGATGACCGCCGTGCTTCAGCATGTTAATTCCAACTACGAAATTGATATTTTCCAAACCCTGATTAAGGCCGTAGCAGATTTGTTAGGCGTGAGCGATTTAGACAATAAATCCCTGCGTGTGGTGGCCGACCACATCCGTGCCTGTTCTTACTTGATTGCTGACGGGGTTGTGCCGTCTAACGAAGGCCGTGGTTATGTATTACGCCGCATTATCCGCCGAGCTGTTCGCCACGGTAACATTTTAGGTGCTAAAGAAGCCTTCTTCTATAAATTAGTGCCTGTGCTTGCCCAGGTAATGGGTCAGGCTGGCCAAATTATTAGCCAAAAACAAGAACATATTGAGAAAACTCTCAAGGCTGAAGAAGAGCAGTTTGCCCGCACCCTTGAGCGTGGCTTGGCCCTATTGGAAGAGGCCTTGGCTAAGGTAGAAAACAAACAGCTTTCAGGCCAAGTTGCCTTTAGACTGTACGACACCTTCGGCTTCCCGCTAGATTTAACAGCCGATGTTTGTCGTGAACGTGAAATCACCATTGATGAAGCCGGCTTTGAGGCTGAAATGCAGGCCCAACGTGAGCGGGCCAAGGCCAGCAGTAACTTTGGCACAGACTACAACAATGTGATCAAGGTTGAAGGCTCAACCGAGTTTCTAGGCTATACCGAAACAGCGCTTGAGGGTGCTAAAGTGCTTGCCCTCTTTAGTAATGGCAAGGCTGTGGACAGCATTCAATCAGGCGAAAATGCGGTGGTTATCTTAGACAAAACGCCATTCTATGGTGAATCAGGGGGGCAAGTCGGTGATAGCGGCCTAATTTCAAAAGAAGATTGCAGTTTCTTCGCTGTAAACGATACTCAAAAATATGGATCGGTTTTCGGTCATATTGGTCAGCTTCGTTCAGGGACTCTCCAATTGGGTGATAAAGTTGCTTGTCAGATTAATGAAGCCCGCCGTCAGGCCATTACCCTTAATCACTCAGCTACCCACCTATTACATTCGGCCCTACGTCAGGTTTTAGGTGATCATGTGGCCCAAAAAGGCTCTTTGGTTAATGAAAACCTGCTTCGTTTCGATTTTTCTCAGCCAGAAGCCATTAGCAAGTCGCAATTAGAAGAAATTGAGCGTATTATTAACCGTAAGATCCGTGAAAATATTACCGTAACTACGGATGTTATGGATTTAGAGGCTGCCAAACAAAAAGGAGCCATGGCTCTCTTTGGCGAGAAGTATGGCGATAAGGTCCGTGTGGTGGGCATGAGTGAGTTTTCTGTCGAGTTATGTGGCGGGACACACGTTGGGCAAACCGGCCAGATTGGTTTATTCAAATTGGTCTCTGAAGGGGCCGTGGCCGCAGGCGTTCGCCGTGTGGAAGCCTTAACAGGTGAAAATGCTCTTGACTGGTTACACCACCAACAAAAAGTGATTCAACAGGGTGCAGAGCTGCTCAAGGCAGACAGCAATAGCCTAGTTGAAAAAATCCAACAACTACAAGACAAGGCCAAACGCACCGAGAAAGAATTGCAACAGCTCAAGGATAAGTTTGCCGCACAAGCGGGGACAGAATTGGCAAAATCTGCAAAACAAGTCAATGGTGTGAACTTGGTTGTTGAGAAACTTTCAGGCGTGGAAACCAAGGCCTTGAGAACCATGGTCGATGATCTGAAAAATCAACTGGGCACAGCCGTGATTGTCTTTGCCTCAGAGTTGGATGGCAAGGTTAATTTAGTGGTTGGGGTATCGCAAGATATCACCGACAAAATCAATGCGGGACAATTGGTTGGGCAGATGGCTCAAGCGGTTGGCGGCAAAGGGGGCGGCCGTGCAGATATGGCCATGGCTGGGGGGACACAGCCAGAGCATATCGAAGAGGCACTTGCCCTTGCGACGAATTGGATTCAAGCAAAACTTTAA
- a CDS encoding carbon storage regulator, which translates to MLILTRKIGESLLIGDEVEITVLSVRGNQVKLGVKAPKEVAVHREEIYQRIKASEAESNNQN; encoded by the coding sequence ATGTTAATTTTAACACGCAAGATTGGAGAGAGTTTACTGATCGGGGATGAAGTCGAAATTACCGTGCTAAGCGTGCGAGGCAATCAGGTAAAACTTGGGGTGAAAGCCCCCAAAGAAGTGGCTGTCCACCGTGAGGAAATCTACCAGCGCATCAAGGCATCAGAGGCTGAGTCCAATAATCAAAACTGA
- a CDS encoding UTP--glucose-1-phosphate uridylyltransferase → MKVIIPVAGLGTRMLPATKAIPKEMLTIADKPLIQYIVNECVAAGIKEIVLVTHSSKNAIENHFDTSFELETMLEKRVKRQLLDEVRSIVPKDVTIMHVRQGQAKGLGHAVLCGRALVGNEPFAVVLPDVLLADFSADQSRENLAAMIKRFKETGNSQIMVAPVPQENVSSYGIADCAGVDLEAGLSTPVVKLVEKPSVEEAPSNYAVVGRYVFSAAIWDLLAKTPVGVGDEIQLTDAIDMLLAKETVEAFRMTGKTFDCGDKLGYMEAFVEYSLHHNKCGKDFKTYLKSLLKTL, encoded by the coding sequence ATGAAAGTGATCATTCCTGTTGCGGGGCTTGGTACCCGTATGTTGCCTGCAACCAAGGCCATTCCAAAAGAAATGCTGACCATTGCAGATAAACCGCTGATTCAGTATATCGTCAATGAATGTGTGGCGGCAGGCATCAAGGAAATTGTTTTGGTGACGCACTCATCCAAGAATGCCATCGAAAACCACTTTGATACCTCTTTTGAGTTGGAAACCATGCTGGAAAAACGGGTAAAACGTCAGTTATTGGATGAAGTCCGTTCCATTGTGCCAAAAGATGTGACCATTATGCACGTCCGTCAAGGCCAGGCCAAGGGCCTAGGCCATGCGGTTTTATGTGGCCGTGCCTTGGTGGGTAATGAGCCTTTTGCGGTGGTTTTACCCGATGTGCTCTTGGCTGATTTTTCGGCTGATCAAAGCCGAGAAAACTTGGCAGCCATGATCAAGCGCTTTAAGGAAACAGGCAACAGCCAAATTATGGTGGCACCTGTCCCTCAAGAAAATGTCAGCAGCTATGGGATTGCTGACTGTGCAGGCGTGGACTTAGAAGCTGGCCTTAGTACGCCCGTTGTGAAATTGGTGGAAAAACCAAGCGTGGAAGAAGCACCGTCTAATTATGCGGTGGTCGGGCGTTATGTCTTCTCTGCGGCCATTTGGGATCTCTTAGCCAAAACCCCTGTGGGTGTGGGTGATGAAATCCAATTAACCGATGCCATTGATATGCTCTTGGCGAAAGAAACCGTGGAAGCCTTTAGGATGACGGGCAAAACCTTCGACTGTGGCGATAAATTAGGCTATATGGAAGCCTTTGTCGAATATAGCCTGCATCATAATAAGTGCGGAAAGGATTTTAAAACCTACCTCAAGAGCTTGCTCAAAACCCTTTAA